CGCGGGGTCGAGCCCGCGCAGGTGGGCGGCGGCCGCGTGGGCGGGCGCGGCGTGGACGACGGCGTCGGCCTCGAAGGATGCGCCCTCGTCGACCCGCACGCGCCAGACTGCACCGTCGCGGCCGATCGACGCGACCGCGCGGCCCGTGACGAGGGAGGCGCGGGGGTCGTCGCTCAGGGTCCGCGCCAGGGCGGCGGGCAGCGTCGCCATGCCGTCCCGGAAGGAGTGCAGGGTGCCGGACGGGCCGGCGTCGGCGGCCCGCTTGCGCTGCTTCGAGATCGCCGCGAGCGCGCGGAACAGGCTGCCGTGGTCGCGCTCCAGCTCGACCATCCGCGGGAACGCGGCCGCGAGGCTGAGCCGGCGGGCGTCGCCGCCGAAGATGCCCTTGACCATCGGGTCGAGCATCAGCTCCGCGAAGTCGCGCCCCAGGCGTCGGCGCCCGAACTCCCAGACCGATTCGTCGGTCGCGGGGTCTTCGGCGGCGCGGCCCAGGTCCCGCCGGCGCGGCACCAGGAGTTCGCCCAGCACGCGCAGCTTGGCGCGGGGGGTGAACAGGTCGGTCTTGAGGAAGGCGGGCGGCGAGGCGGGGATCTCGCGCAGGCGGCCGCCGACCACCAGGAAACGGCGCCGGGCCGCGTCGCTGCTGCGCACCAGCTCGTCGCGCAGGCCCAGGCGGTCGACCAGGCGCAGCGTCGCCGGCTCGTTGTCCAGGAAACCGTTGGGGCCCCACTCCAGGCGCCAGCCGTCGTGCGCGAGGGTGCGCAGGTTGCCGCCGGCCTGCGGCGCGGCTTCCAGGACGTCGACCCGCAGGTCGAGCCCGCGCGCCGTCGCCCCATCCAGCAGCCGCAGGGCCGTGGCCAGGCCCGACACCCCGCCGCCGACCACGACCGCGCGCCGCGCGTTCCCTTGCAGCTTGGTCGTGTCCCGCTCAGTCAAGGGTCGCCTCCGCGCGGAAGGGATCGCCGGCCAGGCGCGCCGCCAGCGAGGCGAGCCAGGTCTCGTCGAGGTTGAGCGCGGCGCCGCGGTCGAACTCGTGCACGCCCAGCCCCTGGGCTTCGTGGCGCAGTTCGAGGTCGAGCTCGTGCAGCGTTTCGATGTGCTCGCAGGTGAAGCTGACCGGCTGCACCAGCAGCCGGCGGCAGCCGGCCCCGGCCAGGCGCCGCGTCTCGGCCGTGATCTCGGGGCCCAGCCACTTGATGGGGCCGACCTTGCTCTGGAAGGCCAGCAGGGGCGCGGCTCCGCCCGGCAGCCGGGCCAGCCAGGCGGCATGGCCGGCCGCGGCGAGGGTGGCCCGCACGCGCTCGTGGACGGCGCTGACCGTGGCGCGGGTCTGGCTGAGGTAGGGGTCGCCGCGCTTGATGAAGCTCTCGGGCAGGGAGTGCGCCACGTAGATCAGGGCGCACTCCTGCGGGTCGGCGCCCTCGTCGGCCCAGCGCCGCAGGCCGCGGCCCGCGTTGGCGGCCAGCGTCGCGACGAAGCCGTCCAGCAGGTGCCAGGCCTCGACCACGTGGACCGCGGCGCCGGGAGCGAGGCGGTCCAGCGACCGCTGCACGAAGGACAGCGTGCTGCCGTTGGTGGCGTCGGAGTACTGGGGGTACATCGGCAGGACCAGGAACTGTTCGGCGCCGCGCTCGCGCAGCCCGCGCACGGCCTCGTCGGGGAAGGGCCGCCAGTAGCGCATGGCCGGCAGCGCGACCGTCGGCCTGCCGGCTTCGCCCAGCAGCTCGGCCAGCCGGTCCCCTTGGGCGCGGGTGGTCGGGACCTGCGGCGAGCCGCCGCCGAGCCCCATCTCGAGGTACCGCCGGCGCACGGCCGGTGCGCGCCGCCACGCGATGAGGCTTCCCAGGAGCGGGGAGAGCAGGCGCGGGATGGGGATGATCTGCGGGTCCTGGAACAGGTTGCGCAGGAAGGGCTGCACCGCGTCGGGCCCGTCGGGCCCGCCCATGCCGCACAGGATCAGGCCCGTGGTCCGGGCCGGGTCGAGGTGGTCCTGCCGGAAGCGACGCGGTGCGGTCATCCTCGCCTCAGATGGTCTTGGAGAACAGGGGTTTCCCGCTCGTGCGGTCCAGGTAGGCGTCGAACTCCATGCACAGGTTGCGCACGAAGAAGCGCCCCAGGTCGGTCACGCGCACGCGGTCGGGCAGGAACTCCACGAAGCCCTCGTCCTGGTAGGGGAGCAGGCGGGCCAGCCCGTCGGCCAGCAGCTCGTCCGCCGGCGCGCCGAAACCGGGCACGGTCAGCGCGTAGGGCAGCTCCAGGTTGCACATCAGGTTCAAGATCGCCAAGCGCCGCAGGCGGTCGTCGTCGCTGAGGCGGTGCCCTTTGACGACCGGCAGGCGCCCGGCGTCGACCGCGGCCTGGTAGCCGTCGAGCTCGGCGTCGTTCTGGACGAAGCGGTCGCACACGTCGCCGATGCCGCTCATGCCGAAGGCCAGCATGTGGGGCGCCGGGCGCGTCGTGTAGCCCATGAAGTTGCGGTGCAGGCGCCGCTCCCGCAGCGCGACCGCGAGCTCGTCGTCGCGCCGGGCGAAGTGGTCGATGCCGATCCAGTCATAGCCGGCCTCGGCGAACAGATCGATCGCCAGGCGGAACAGCTCGAACTTCTCGAAGCCGGACGGCATGTTGTCGGTGTTGATGAGCTTCTGCTGCGGGCGCACCCAGGGCACGTGGGCGTAGCTGAAGCAGGCCACGCGGTCGGGCCCCTGCTCGATGATGTCGCGCAGGGTGCGCTCGAAGGAGTCGCGCGTCTGCTCCGGCAGGCCGTAGACGAGGTCGAGGTTGACGCCCTCGTAGCCGGCCTCGCGGCAGGCCTGGTACAGCTCCAGCGTGCGGTCGCGCTTCTGTAGGCGGCCGATGGCCTTCTGCACCGCGGGCTCGAAGTCCTGCACGCCCAGGCTGATGCGGTTGAAGCCCTGCGCGCGCAGGAAGCGCGCCTGCTCCGGCGTGCCGATGCGCGGGTCGACTTCGATCGAGACCTCGCCCCGCGGGTCGACGGCGAAGGCGGCGCGCAGCAGCCCCAGCGCGCGCTCCACCTGCGGGTCCTTGAGGAAGTTGGGCGTGCCGCCGCCCCAGTGCAGCTGCACGACGCGCCGGCCCGGGCCCAGCACGTCCACCACCGCGGCCAGCTCGCGCTCGACGCGGTCGAGGTAGGCGTCGACGGCGCCCTTCTCGGTGGAGACGACGGCGTTGCAGCCGCAGTAGTGGCAGTGCTTGGCGCAGAAGGGCAGGTGCAGGTAGACCGACAGCTCGTCGTCGGGCCGCGCCGCCAGCTCGCGCAGCGCCGCGCGGTAGTCGTCTTCGCCGAAGCCGCTCGTCCAGGCCGGCACCGTCGGGTAGCTCGTGTACCGGGGCCCCGGCTTGTCGTGCTTCTCGAGAAGGTCGCGCGGAACGTCCAGGGCCATCTCAGTCCCCCTCGCGGTACGCCTGCACGGTCGCGACCAGGGTCTCGACCGCGTCCAGGGGCGCCTCCGGCAGGATGCCGTGCCCGAGGTTGAAGACGTGGCCGGCGGCGTCGCGGCCGGCGCGGCAGATCTCCAGCGCGCGGCGGCGGATCTCCTCGTGGCTGCCGAACAGGCACAGCGGGTCCAGGTTGCCCTGCACGGCCCGGCCGGGATAGGCGCGCGCGGCGACCGCGAGGTCGAGCGTCCAGTCCACGCCGAACGCCTCGGCGTCGAGCGTGCGCACGTGGTCGAGGTAGGGGGCGCTGCCCTTCAGGAAGTAGACGCGGGGCACGCCCGCGCCCTTCAGGCCGGCCAGGATCCGCCGCAGCCCGGGCATGATGATGCGCTCGTAGTCCTGCGGGTGCAGGATGCCGCCCCAGGTGTCGAAGATCTGAACCGCATCGACGCCCGCCTCGACCTGCATCAGCAGGTAGTCGGTGATCTGGTCGGCCAGCTTGTCCAGCAGGCGCGACAGCAGCGCCGGGTCGGAATAGAGCATCGCCTTGAGGTGCCGGTAGTCCTTGGAACCGCCGCCCTCGATCATGTAGGCCGCCAGCGTGAACGGCGCGCCGGCGAAGCCGATCAGGGGCGTGCGGTCCCCGAGCTCGCGTTTGATCATCCGCACGGCGTCGGCCACGTAGCCGGTGTGCTCGCGCGAGTCGACGACGCGCAGGGCGTCCACGTCGGCCGCCGCGCGCACGGTGTGGTGCATCCGCGGGCCGTGGTCGTCGAAGGAGAAGGGGGCGCCCATGGGCTCCAGCGGCACCAGGATGTCGCTGAACAGGATGGCCGCGTCGAAGCCGAAGCGGCGGATCGGCTGCAGGGTGACCTCGCAGGCCAGTTCCGGCGTCTTGCAGAGGCTGATGAACGAGGTCTTCTCGCGCACGGCGCGGTACTCGGGCAGGTAGCGGCCCGCCTGGCGCATGATCCAGATCGGCGTGCGCTCGTGCGGCTCGCAACGCAGGGCGGACAGGTAGGGAAGATTCTGCAGCGTGTCCATCGTGTCTCCGGGATGGGGCCGCCGCTGCGGTGCGGCGCCGGGGCGCGGTCGACCGCCGCGCGCCGGGAGGAAATCTAGTCGCGAAACCGGCGAATTGTGTCACAAAGACGTCATGTCGGCGGATTTTCGGGGCCGGTGGCGCCGGATCAGCGGCCGCGGAACCCCAGGTTGCGCAGCAGCGCTTCCACGATCCCCGCGGCGGCCGGGTCGAGGCCCTCGAAGAGGAAGCCGGTGGCGGCGAGGTCGGGGTTCACGTCGCGGCCGGCCCACCGGCAGACGGCGGAGACCGCCAGTTCGTCGCTGGCGGCGGCTCCGGCGGGCAGCACGATCCTCAGGTCGTGCCGCGCGCCGACGGGGATCTCCCGCCGGCCGACCAGGCGCATGCCCTCGCCCGTCAGGTCCACGAGCCGACCCAGCTCCTCGCCGGTCGCGTCGTCGAGGACCTGCAGGTACAGGATCAGGGGGCGGCGTGCCTGTCGGCGCTGGCTCGTGGTCATGGCTCGTGCTCCGCAGCGGGTGACCTGCCCGGGCGCGGGGGTCTCCGGCTGTCGTGGTCTTCGGCCGCGGGGGCCCCGGCTTGAGAAACGGGCCCCGCACCGTCCTGGTGCGGGGCCCGCCGGATTGTCGCGTCACCCGGTCGTTACCGGGCGTGGAACGGGGATCAGTGCCCGCCGGCCTCGTAGTGCGCGTCGCCGAAGTCCTTGACGTGGCACTTGTTGCACAGCGACCGCTGGTTGGTCACCAGGGTGTAGCCGTAGTCCTTGTTCGCCACATCGTCGGCTGAGGCGCCGATGTCGGTCGCCTGCGGGTGCGAGCTGATCAGGTGCGTGGACGTGAAGTCCCAGCGGCCCGCGTCGGCGAACGGCGAGGCGTGCGAACGGTGGCAGGTCAGGCACATGACCTGGTCCTGCGGGGTGGGGCCCTGGGTGTAGTTCAGGGGATCCACGGTCTCGAGGTCGGCGTTGACGGCCTCGAAGGGAACCAGGCCGCGGTACGACGTGGTGGGGTCGCCGCCGGTGGTCTGGTCGGTGCTGACGTAGGCGTTGTAGGTCGCCGCGATCAGGCTGCCCATGTCCTCGCCGGTCGGGTGCACGAAGTCCGTGGTGTTGCCCGCGTGGAGGTCGGTGTGGCAGTTGGCGCACCACTCGCTCATGCCCGACTTGTAGACGGTGTGCGAGATGTCGGTCTCGGGAACGCCCGTGGGGCTGTTGCCCAGGGTGCGGCGGCTGTTGCCCAGAGCGATCGGGGCGGGGCTGTCGAAGCCGTAGCGCGCGCCGCCGTAGATGGGGCCGTTGCCCTCATCGCCGTACAGCAGGCGGTAGTTCTCGTTGCCGTGGGGATCGTGACAGCTGGTGCAGGTCAGGTACTGGCTGTCGAAGTCGCCGCCGGGGGCCGCGGCCAGGACGGGGTCCCGGACGATGCCGTAGGCCGGCGAGACGACGTTGTGGCCGTGGGTGTAGCCCTGGGTGGAGCCGGCGCGGGGGCTGGTCCACGAGAAGGTCTTGGTGACCCAGTAGAAGTCGCCGCCGGCGCCCCAGCCGAAGCCGCCCGCGAACTGGCCGTAGGCCGCGTGGCACTTCAGGCAGGTGTCGCTGGCGTTGCCGTTGTTCAGCAGGTAGGCGTTGCCCGCGGGATGATTGACATCCACGAGGTTGCCGTTCTGGCTGTTGTGCATCGTGTGGCAGCCGGCGCAGTAGGCCACGCCGCCGTCATGGAACGCCAGGGCAGCACCGCTGCTCAGGGCGAGAGCCAGGACGATGGTTGCGGAGATCAACAGTTTGTGCTTCACAGAATCGCCTCCGAGGTGTGCCGACGGGCGAGGCCCGGCGACTGGGGTTGTGTGGGCGACCGGGTCGCCGCGGCCGGTGTTGCTTCCGGCCTCTGAACCTACCGACGAGAACACGAACCGATGCCGGACCCTAGACATGCGAACAATCCTCTCGGCCCCGCGCGGGCGGGGCTCCTGCTACTCTCCTGCTTCCGTGCCGAAGATCCCGAAGGCCTGGACGCGGCCCTCGTAGCCCTGGGCCACGAGGATCCGTCCGGGCGCCGCGGCGATGGCGAGGGGGTGGTAGAGCTGCCCCGGCGCGCCGCCGAACGAACCGAACTCGGACGTGAAACCGTGGTCGCGGTCGTAGACCAGGACCGTGTGCCGCATGCGGTCGAGGACCAGGACCTCGCCCCCGGGACCGAACGCGACGCCGACCGGGAAGGCGAGGCGGCCCGGGCTGGTGCCGGGCCGG
This region of bacterium genomic DNA includes:
- a CDS encoding PilZ domain-containing protein; its protein translation is MTTSQRRQARRPLILYLQVLDDATGEELGRLVDLTGEGMRLVGRREIPVGARHDLRIVLPAGAAASDELAVSAVCRWAGRDVNPDLAATGFLFEGLDPAAAGIVEALLRNLGFRGR
- the hemE gene encoding uroporphyrinogen decarboxylase, with protein sequence MDTLQNLPYLSALRCEPHERTPIWIMRQAGRYLPEYRAVREKTSFISLCKTPELACEVTLQPIRRFGFDAAILFSDILVPLEPMGAPFSFDDHGPRMHHTVRAAADVDALRVVDSREHTGYVADAVRMIKRELGDRTPLIGFAGAPFTLAAYMIEGGGSKDYRHLKAMLYSDPALLSRLLDKLADQITDYLLMQVEAGVDAVQIFDTWGGILHPQDYERIIMPGLRRILAGLKGAGVPRVYFLKGSAPYLDHVRTLDAEAFGVDWTLDLAVAARAYPGRAVQGNLDPLCLFGSHEEIRRRALEICRAGRDAAGHVFNLGHGILPEAPLDAVETLVATVQAYREGD
- the hemG gene encoding protoporphyrinogen oxidase, with amino-acid sequence MTERDTTKLQGNARRAVVVGGGVSGLATALRLLDGATARGLDLRVDVLEAAPQAGGNLRTLAHDGWRLEWGPNGFLDNEPATLRLVDRLGLRDELVRSSDAARRRFLVVGGRLREIPASPPAFLKTDLFTPRAKLRVLGELLVPRRRDLGRAAEDPATDESVWEFGRRRLGRDFAELMLDPMVKGIFGGDARRLSLAAAFPRMVELERDHGSLFRALAAISKQRKRAADAGPSGTLHSFRDGMATLPAALARTLSDDPRASLVTGRAVASIGRDGAVWRVRVDEGASFEADAVVHAAPAHAAAAHLRGLDPALSGLLDGIPYVPMAVIALGYARGDVAHDLDGFGALIPTCEHSRLLGALWTSSIFPGRAPDGRVLLHCMAGGPLDPHVLDDDDDALRDRAVAELRGLMGLRGDPEMTRVFRHPRAIAQYEPGHLDRLRRMDARLAGLPGLHLSGSSYRGVSVNACIKESETMAAAVLDRLAAAGPRVEGGPA
- the hemN gene encoding oxygen-independent coproporphyrinogen III oxidase, coding for MALDVPRDLLEKHDKPGPRYTSYPTVPAWTSGFGEDDYRAALRELAARPDDELSVYLHLPFCAKHCHYCGCNAVVSTEKGAVDAYLDRVERELAAVVDVLGPGRRVVQLHWGGGTPNFLKDPQVERALGLLRAAFAVDPRGEVSIEVDPRIGTPEQARFLRAQGFNRISLGVQDFEPAVQKAIGRLQKRDRTLELYQACREAGYEGVNLDLVYGLPEQTRDSFERTLRDIIEQGPDRVACFSYAHVPWVRPQQKLINTDNMPSGFEKFELFRLAIDLFAEAGYDWIGIDHFARRDDELAVALRERRLHRNFMGYTTRPAPHMLAFGMSGIGDVCDRFVQNDAELDGYQAAVDAGRLPVVKGHRLSDDDRLRRLAILNLMCNLELPYALTVPGFGAPADELLADGLARLLPYQDEGFVEFLPDRVRVTDLGRFFVRNLCMEFDAYLDRTSGKPLFSKTI
- a CDS encoding cytochrome c3 family protein produces the protein MKHKLLISATIVLALALSSGAALAFHDGGVAYCAGCHTMHNSQNGNLVDVNHPAGNAYLLNNGNASDTCLKCHAAYGQFAGGFGWGAGGDFYWVTKTFSWTSPRAGSTQGYTHGHNVVSPAYGIVRDPVLAAAPGGDFDSQYLTCTSCHDPHGNENYRLLYGDEGNGPIYGGARYGFDSPAPIALGNSRRTLGNSPTGVPETDISHTVYKSGMSEWCANCHTDLHAGNTTDFVHPTGEDMGSLIAATYNAYVSTDQTTGGDPTTSYRGLVPFEAVNADLETVDPLNYTQGPTPQDQVMCLTCHRSHASPFADAGRWDFTSTHLISSHPQATDIGASADDVANKDYGYTLVTNQRSLCNKCHVKDFGDAHYEAGGH
- the hemH gene encoding ferrochelatase, with amino-acid sequence MTAPRRFRQDHLDPARTTGLILCGMGGPDGPDAVQPFLRNLFQDPQIIPIPRLLSPLLGSLIAWRRAPAVRRRYLEMGLGGGSPQVPTTRAQGDRLAELLGEAGRPTVALPAMRYWRPFPDEAVRGLRERGAEQFLVLPMYPQYSDATNGSTLSFVQRSLDRLAPGAAVHVVEAWHLLDGFVATLAANAGRGLRRWADEGADPQECALIYVAHSLPESFIKRGDPYLSQTRATVSAVHERVRATLAAAGHAAWLARLPGGAAPLLAFQSKVGPIKWLGPEITAETRRLAGAGCRRLLVQPVSFTCEHIETLHELDLELRHEAQGLGVHEFDRGAALNLDETWLASLAARLAGDPFRAEATLD